A genomic region of Papaver somniferum cultivar HN1 chromosome 7, ASM357369v1, whole genome shotgun sequence contains the following coding sequences:
- the LOC113295587 gene encoding uncharacterized protein LOC113295587, whose translation MRVLFWNINGVARTTTHSKLRELIRDFHPEVFGLAEPKVACSTNFGRRLISEGYSSFIINNSANSGIANLWVCYKDGLHVSVFNSSKKAITIAVDGVYISFVHASYIQTTRRMLWRQLVMQDSITPWMVIGDFNCILRLNEKKGGLEIRSSIIDDFSDWMDDNNLFESDSLGSKFTWCNRESGTRRIISKLDRAIINAAWLAKFENWRPCRAPFRVQKMWFLHGDFLRMVNENWTLSVHGSPDFIFPYKLKRLKIAMKDWNLRIFGNVNSRLKQDQLRFETKALISDEDPSNTAKLNVMKDAMKTLGDTRLQQLTMLKQKSRNKWLVEGSSNSSFFHNSIRIRKSFNTISELVDMNGTCLTNYEKLRNHVVQFYEDKFNGQDPVIEGDLFDFEHASISVEESNAMDMIPSPEEIKQAVFDLSADSAPGPDGFSGCFYRHCWDIIHDYLTKAIIHCWNAGSIPNGVNSYFIILLAKVAFMKGRNIHENISLASEMVNELHYKCKDGNIGLKLDISQAFDTSTRISVILNGSPEGYFKINRGLRQGDPLSPLIFVLIEDVLSRNITKLFRDKKMTPMVTRDGISPTHLFFADDIMIFCKGNSKSIHNLVELLGRYQRVSGQTVCRQKSKIYYGGGSSSWCNYIASYLGMRVATFPDRYLGVKIMPGIVRYLHISNVVEKIRNQLAGWRGRLLSFHDRIVLVKSVIASYYIHNMAIYKCPRKFILQCERAIRNFIWSGDSNINRVVVVAFDKICCPFEEGGLGLTRMATMNKALIIKLWWKIRNSTKKWALFLKAKLFDRKGCIKHSGVKSSILPGLRSVYNCVEKDTKVLIGDARVSDILKDGLWDIPEIHLQYLIAAGLELNRMPIPMGGSDVRVWMLELKGEFSVKSATELLRQKYARLEGMQLLWRKEVHPVLATRNWKFLRGACATYDLIRRRFKILLANKCCLCGVQEETLTHVLYDCCFATRAWNWLVDVFKLQPNANLIVSFKAAKGRSHIVRDLWLISNLVVRSELWQLRNKAVFEDKKPNWSIFHKRVLKLIQDYSIRLKGHMNNSDDDVVLLNYFRVQHHSVKWHHPVACFWLPPEANELQICCDGAARGNPGVAGAGVVARDEHCLVLGAMSIGLGVKTNYLAELYGIIVGLEWAMQWGFSRICIRSDSMGVVEAFKNNSIPWFARNRWILICRHYTSIRFIHTFREVNFSADAMEKRGCLLNEYKELSGGYDLTEIIAGLIPKKKKFRVGNKGRKQL comes from the exons ATGCGGGTTCTTTTTTGGAATATCAATGGTGTTGCCCGTACAACAACACATTCTAAGCTTAGGGAGCTGATTAGAGATTTCCATCCAGAAGTTTTTGGTCTTGCTGAACCAAAAGTGGCGTGCTCAACAAATTTTGGGAGGAGGCTAATTTCTGAAGGTTATTCTTCGTTTATTATTAATAATTCTGCTAATTCTGGTATTGCAAATCTTTGGGTTTGTTATAAGGATGGGCTTCATGTTTCTGTATTTAATTCTAGTAAAAAAGCTATTACAATTGCGGTTGATGGTGTGTATATCTCTTTTGTCCATGCTAGCTACATTCAAACTACTAGGCGCATGCTTTGGCGGCAATTAGTTATGCAAGATTCAATTACACCTTGGATGGTCATAggtgattttaattgtattttgcGTTTGAATGAGAAGAAAGGTGGCTTGGAAATAAGATCGTCTATTATTGATGATTTCAGTGATTGGATGGATGACAATAATCTTTTTGAATCGGATTCCTTGGGAAGCAAATTCACTTGGTGTAATAGGGAATCTGGTACTAGGCgtattattagtaagttggatcgtgcaaTTATTAATGCGGCTTGGCTTGCTaaatttgagaattggcg GCCTTGTCGGGCTCCTTTTCGTgttcaaaagatgtggtttttacatGGGGATTTTCTTCGGATGGTCAATGAGAATTGGACTTTGTCTGTTCATGGTTCTCCTGATTTTATTTTCCCTTATAAATTGAAGCGGCTGAAGATTGCAATGAAGGATTGGAATCTGAGGATTTTTGGTAATGTGAATTCTCGTTTGAAGCAAGACCAACTTCGTTTTGAGACAAAAGCTCTTATTTCAGATGAGGATCCTAGTAATACTGCTAAACTAAATGTAATGAAGGATGCTATGAAAACTTTAGGTGATACTCGTTTGCAACAGTTAACTATGCTCAAGCAAAAGTCTAGGAACAAATGGTTGGTGGAGGGTTCAAGTAATTCCAGTTTCTTTCATAATAGTATTAGAATTAGAAAAAGTTTTAATACTATTTCGGAACTTGTTGATATGAATGGGACTTGTTTGACAAATTATGAGAAGCTTCGTAATCATGTAGTTCAGTTCTATGAAGATAAGTTCAATGGCCAAGATCCGGTGATAGAAGGGGATTTATTTGATTTTGAGCATGCTTCAATTTCTGTTGAGGAGAGCAACGCCATGGATATGATTCCTTCCCCGGAAGAAATTAAGCAAGCTGTTTTTGATCTGAGTGCGGATAGTGCCCCAGGGccggatggtttctctggttgtttctatcGTCATTGTTGGGATATTATTCATGATTATTTAACCAAGGCCATTATTCATTGTTGGAATGCGGGTAGTATTCCAAATGGTGTTAATTCATATTTTATCATCTTGCTGGCTAAG GTTGCCTTCATGAAAgggagaaatattcatgagaatattagCTTGGCGTCGGAGATGGTTAATGAGTTGCATTATAAATGCAAGGATGGCAACATTGGccttaaacttgatatttctcaagcttttgacacg TCTACTAGAATTTCTGTCATTTtgaatggtagtccggagggttacttCAAAATTAACAGAGGTTTGCGTCAAGGTGATCCCCTCTCCCCTTTGATTTTTGTcttgattgaggatgttcttagcAGAAATATTACGAAGCTTTTTCGTGATAAAAAGATGACGCCCATGGTAACTAGAGATGGTATTTCTCCTACTcaccttttctttgctgatgacataatgattttttgtaaaggtaaCTCCAAAAGTATTCATAATCTTGTAGAATTGTTGGGAAGATATCAACGTGTTTCAGGTCAGActgtttgtcgtcaaaagagtaagatttattatggtggtggttcttcgAGTTGGTGTAATTATATTGCATCTTATTTGGGGATGAGGGTAGCTACTTTTCCGGACCGCTATTTGGGTGTTAAAATTATGCCAGGTATTGTTCGATATCTCCATATTAGCAATGTGGTTGAAAAGATTAGAAATCAGCTTGCTGGTTGGAGAGGGAGGTTATTATCTTTTCATGATCGCATTGTTCTTGTTAAATCAGTTATTGCCAGTTATTACATTCATAATATGGCTATTTATAAGTGTCCTCGTAAGTTTATTCTTCAATGTGAGAGGGCTATCCGTAACTTTATTTGGTCTGGTGATTCGAACATTAATCGTGTAGTGGTAGTGGCTTTTGATAAAATTTGTTGCCCTTTTGAGGAGGGGGGTCTCGGACTAACTCGTATGGCCACTATGAACAAAGCTCTTATTATTAAACTTTGGTGGAAGATTCGTAATTCTACAAAGAAGTGGGCTCTTTTCCTGAAGGCAAAATTATTTGATCGTAAGGGTTGTATTAAGCATTCGGGGGTTAAATCTTCTATTTTGCCTGGTTTAAGGAGTGTGTATAATTGTGTGGAAAAGGATACTAAGGTCTTAATTGGTGATG CTAGAGTTAGTGATATTTTAAAGGATGGCCTTTGGGATATTCCTGAAATTCACTTGCAATACTTGATTGCTGCTGGTCTAGAGTTGAATAGGATGCCAATTCCTATGGGTGGATCTGATGTTAGGGTATGGATGCTGGAGTTGAAGGGTGAGTTCAGCGTTAAGTCTGCAACTGAGTTGCTTCGGCAGAAGTATGCTCGGTTAGAAGGTATGCAACTTTTATGGAGAAAAGAAGTTCATCCTGTTCTTGCTACTCGGAACTGGAAATTCTTACGTGGAGCATGTGCTACGTATGACCTTATCAGGCGCAGGTTCAAGATCTTGCTTGCTAACAAATGCTGTCTGTGTGGTGTTCAAGAGGAAACTCTTACTCATGTGTTATATGACTGTTGCTTTGCTACAAGGGCCTGGAATTGGCTAGTTGATGTGTTCAAGTTACAACCTAATGCTAACCTTATTGTTTCTTTTAAAGCAGCAAAAGGAAGGAGTCATATTGTCCGTGATCTGTGGCTTATTTCCAACCTTGTTGTTAGGTCGGAGCTATGGCAGTTGCGGAACAAGGCTGTTTTCGAGGATAAGAAGCCTAATTGGAGTATCTTTCATAAGCGCGTTCTGAAGTTGATACAAGATTATTCAATTCGGCTCAAGGGTCATATGAACAAtagtgatgatgatgttgttcttctgaactaTTTTAGAGTGCAACACCATAGTGTGAAGTGGCATCATCCTGTGGCTTGTTTTTGGTTACCGCCTGAGGCTAATGAATTAcaaatttgttgtgatggagcggcGAGAGGAAACCCAGGCGTTGCGGGTGCAGGTGTAGTAGCTAGGGATGAGCATTGTTTAGTTCTTGGTGCTATGAGTATTGGGCTAGGAGTCAAGACGAACTATTTAGCGGAATTGTATGgcattattgttggtttggagtgggctatgcAATGGGGTTTTTCTCGTATTTGTATACGGTCTGATTCTATGGGAGTTGTTGAAGCTTTCAAGAATAATTCCATTCCATGGTTTGCAAGGAATAGATGGATTCTGATCTGTAGACACTATACGTCTATACGTTTCATTCACACTTTTAGGGAGgtgaatttttcagctgatgcaatGGAAAAGCGGGGTTGTTTATTGA atgaatacaaggagCTTTCTGGAGGCTATGATTTGACTGAAATAATTGCTGGTCTCATTCCTAAGAAGAAGAagtttagagttggaaataaggggagaAAACAATTATAA